Proteins encoded by one window of Streptomyces sp. ALI-76-A:
- the rarD gene encoding EamA family transporter RarD produces the protein MAGTSKSEQRIGLLNGFAAYGMWGLVPLFWPLLKPAGAAEILAHRMVWSLAFVAVALVVVRRWAWAGELLRQPRKLGLITVAAAVITVNWGVYIWAVNSGHVVEASLGYFINPLVTIAMGVLLLKERLRPVQWAAVGIGFAAVLVLTIGYGQPPWISLTLAFSFATYGLVKKKVNLGGVESLAAETAIQFLPALGYLLWLGTSGEATFAAEGAGHAALLAATGVVTALPLVCFGAAAIRVPLSTLGLLQYLAPVFQFLLGVLYFREAMPPERWAGFALVWLALTLLTWDALRTARRSARTLRAETSRSSTIMATGTVSAVPNADSVASGSAPVPEPQDPEPLDSPAARP, from the coding sequence GTGGCCGGGACGTCGAAGAGCGAGCAGCGCATAGGTCTGCTGAACGGCTTCGCGGCGTACGGGATGTGGGGGCTCGTGCCCCTGTTCTGGCCGCTGCTCAAGCCCGCCGGGGCGGCGGAGATCCTCGCCCACCGGATGGTCTGGTCGCTGGCCTTCGTCGCCGTCGCGCTGGTGGTCGTACGGCGCTGGGCGTGGGCCGGTGAGCTGCTGCGGCAGCCGCGCAAGCTGGGGCTGATCACCGTCGCCGCGGCCGTGATCACCGTCAACTGGGGCGTCTACATCTGGGCCGTGAACTCCGGTCACGTGGTCGAAGCCTCACTCGGGTACTTCATCAACCCCCTCGTCACCATCGCGATGGGCGTCCTGCTCCTGAAGGAACGGCTGCGGCCCGTGCAGTGGGCGGCGGTCGGGATCGGCTTCGCCGCCGTCCTGGTGCTCACCATCGGGTACGGGCAGCCGCCGTGGATCTCGCTCACCCTCGCCTTCTCCTTCGCCACGTACGGCCTGGTCAAGAAGAAGGTCAACCTCGGCGGCGTCGAGTCGCTGGCCGCCGAGACCGCGATCCAGTTCCTGCCCGCGCTCGGCTATCTGCTGTGGCTCGGCACGAGCGGCGAGGCCACCTTCGCCGCCGAGGGCGCGGGACACGCGGCCCTGCTCGCCGCGACCGGTGTGGTCACCGCGCTCCCTCTCGTCTGCTTCGGCGCCGCCGCGATCCGGGTGCCGCTGTCCACGCTGGGACTGCTGCAATACCTGGCGCCGGTCTTCCAGTTCCTGCTCGGCGTCCTCTACTTCCGCGAGGCCATGCCACCCGAGCGCTGGGCCGGCTTCGCACTGGTCTGGCTGGCGCTGACGCTGCTGACCTGGGACGCCCTGCGTACCGCCCGCCGCTCCGCCCGCACGCTCAGGGCCGAGACCAGCAGGTCCAGCACCATCATGGCGACGGGCACGGTGAGCGCCGTTCCGAACGCCGACAGCGTGGCCTCCGGATCGGCGCCGGTCCCGGAGCCACAGGATCCCGAGCCGCTGGACTCACCGGCCGCCAGGCCGTAG
- a CDS encoding DUF6082 family protein produces MATQNRVARSIGSAALAGLGLMRAFFARGARRRRGEEILVELLQQLKLMTEEIHRANLIQQYRLTVDQMDRMVDDPSLADAASTLSGLSEGRRRQMIFANRQYGNLLLAYRVGVCGWDELIGHLRVLCRNEAFAEYWDRTVEHRRSLPEDSTEARVGAAVDVMLEELADDPDQWWVVGPSSSTGPTP; encoded by the coding sequence ATGGCCACACAGAATCGGGTCGCGCGCAGTATCGGTTCTGCGGCACTCGCGGGACTCGGACTGATGCGGGCGTTCTTTGCCCGTGGCGCCCGTCGTCGGCGCGGGGAGGAGATCCTGGTGGAGTTACTCCAACAGCTCAAGCTGATGACGGAGGAGATCCACCGGGCGAATCTGATCCAGCAGTATCGCCTCACTGTGGATCAGATGGACCGGATGGTCGACGACCCGTCCCTGGCTGACGCCGCGAGCACGCTGTCGGGGCTCTCCGAAGGCAGACGGCGTCAGATGATCTTCGCCAACCGGCAATACGGCAACCTGCTGTTGGCCTACCGGGTCGGCGTCTGCGGTTGGGACGAGTTGATCGGACATTTGCGCGTTCTGTGTAGAAACGAGGCATTCGCCGAATACTGGGACCGCACGGTCGAGCACCGCCGGAGCCTTCCGGAGGACTCGACGGAGGCGCGGGTCGGTGCGGCCGTCGACGTCATGCTGGAGGAGCTGGCGGACGACCCGGACCAGTGGTGGGTCGTGGGGCCGTCGTCGTCCACGGGACCGACGCCCTGA
- a CDS encoding tetratricopeptide repeat protein: MARLSRDKKRDHQRPAAPEAAPIDVHVPASGPGAGGASVGGVRVVPASGQEIQHAVLNHLHRIAAAGGHTVLATVHDDRIGYVVPLRVNPDGSSDYAAEPTRVAPAGERGVPGTPGGPGGPTGPEAPVPGAARGSEVPGIPGEPRGSGALGMRGSTGAGMRTGTGAGTTGVPGGVPGSAAERAGGPVPVPAPGPPPVWPDAAASHEPEEPARLAPTGGPQVSGRPEGPGPAGPAAPFGTPAAPGVPAASRAVRPQWARYDQSTHVLREVPEPARDAESTFSVRALPDEASSGAEAAPTSTPRALPEPRPAQAHAQAPASTPAPASSSSPAPGTVAAPTGVFGPPPVMDTRTAPLSASAPDRGPMQAPAPAPPSPPARTTPSRMSPFLGPAPDDDLDPAPKPAPPRGFDAVAEAVLGDGHLTAPGDDTTPALLAEPVARITEAVNAGRTDTASELAERTVAQASQSLGPEHPEVLRLRELTAYVAYLADDPVRSFHLSLDLAGVHHRTRDADAAYASLQSAVTAWRAVRDPHQGLDLGQALIARWTELTAEDGPAVDDIEQLEKARVRMGRLADRARASD; the protein is encoded by the coding sequence ATGGCTCGACTCAGCCGCGACAAGAAGCGGGACCACCAGCGCCCGGCCGCCCCCGAGGCGGCGCCGATCGACGTCCACGTCCCCGCGTCCGGCCCGGGTGCGGGCGGCGCGTCGGTCGGTGGGGTACGGGTCGTCCCCGCGTCCGGCCAGGAGATCCAGCACGCCGTCCTGAACCACCTCCACCGGATCGCCGCCGCCGGCGGCCACACGGTCCTGGCCACCGTCCATGACGACCGCATCGGGTACGTCGTCCCCCTCCGGGTCAACCCGGACGGCTCCAGCGACTACGCGGCCGAGCCGACGCGGGTGGCTCCGGCGGGGGAGCGGGGGGTGCCCGGGACGCCGGGCGGGCCGGGCGGGCCTACCGGGCCGGAGGCGCCGGTGCCGGGTGCGGCAAGGGGATCAGAAGTGCCGGGAATCCCCGGTGAACCGAGGGGATCAGGGGCGCTGGGGATGCGGGGATCGACGGGGGCGGGGATGCGGACGGGGACAGGGGCGGGGACGACCGGTGTTCCGGGAGGCGTGCCGGGGAGTGCGGCCGAGAGGGCGGGAGGGCCCGTACCGGTGCCCGCGCCGGGGCCGCCCCCCGTGTGGCCGGACGCGGCCGCGTCGCACGAGCCCGAGGAGCCGGCCCGGCTCGCGCCGACCGGTGGTCCTCAGGTGTCCGGCCGGCCAGAGGGGCCCGGACCGGCCGGCCCGGCTGCGCCGTTCGGGACGCCCGCCGCGCCCGGTGTTCCCGCCGCCTCCCGTGCGGTACGGCCGCAGTGGGCGCGGTACGACCAGTCCACGCATGTGCTGCGGGAGGTGCCGGAACCCGCGCGGGACGCGGAGTCCACGTTCTCGGTGCGGGCCCTGCCGGACGAGGCGTCGTCCGGCGCCGAGGCCGCGCCGACGTCCACGCCACGGGCACTCCCGGAGCCGCGTCCGGCCCAGGCACATGCCCAGGCCCCGGCCTCGACCCCTGCCCCGGCCTCGTCTTCGTCCCCGGCCCCCGGTACGGTCGCCGCACCGACGGGGGTGTTCGGTCCGCCGCCGGTGATGGACACGCGGACCGCGCCCCTCTCCGCGTCGGCACCGGACCGTGGCCCGATGCAGGCGCCCGCCCCGGCGCCCCCCTCCCCTCCCGCACGTACCACCCCCTCCCGCATGTCGCCCTTCCTCGGGCCCGCCCCCGACGACGACCTGGACCCCGCTCCCAAGCCCGCCCCGCCCCGGGGGTTCGACGCGGTCGCCGAGGCGGTGCTCGGGGACGGCCACCTCACCGCCCCCGGTGACGACACCACGCCCGCCCTGCTCGCGGAGCCGGTCGCGCGGATCACCGAGGCGGTGAACGCGGGGCGGACGGACACCGCGTCGGAGCTGGCCGAGCGGACCGTGGCACAGGCCTCGCAGTCGCTCGGGCCGGAGCACCCCGAGGTGCTCCGGCTGCGCGAACTGACCGCGTACGTCGCCTACTTGGCCGACGATCCGGTCCGCTCCTTCCACCTCTCCCTGGACCTGGCCGGCGTCCATCACCGCACCCGGGACGCGGACGCGGCCTACGCCAGCCTCCAGAGCGCCGTCACCGCCTGGCGTGCCGTGCGGGACCCGCACCAGGGGCTGGACCTGGGCCAGGCCCTGATCGCCCGGTGGACCGAGCTGACGGCCGAGGACGGCCCCGCCGTCGACGACATCGAGCAGTTGGAGAAGGCCCGCGTCCGCATGGGCCGGCTCGCCGACCGCGCCCGGGCCTCGGACTGA
- a CDS encoding helix-turn-helix domain-containing protein: MAVSNEVSSPLVNAGTAGEAMCPHRLILEHVTSRWGVLVLIKLLDHPYRFSELRRAIGRVSEKMLTQTLQTLERDGMVHRDAKPVIPPRVDYSLTDLGREAAEQVRGLALWTDERMGRVLEAREAYDARKANSDQA, encoded by the coding sequence ATGGCCGTAAGCAACGAGGTGAGCAGTCCGCTGGTGAACGCGGGGACGGCGGGCGAGGCGATGTGCCCCCACCGTCTGATCCTGGAACACGTGACGTCCCGCTGGGGTGTTCTGGTCCTGATCAAGCTCCTCGACCACCCCTACCGCTTCAGCGAACTGCGCCGGGCCATCGGCCGGGTCAGCGAGAAGATGCTCACCCAGACCCTCCAGACCCTGGAACGCGACGGCATGGTCCACCGCGACGCCAAGCCGGTCATCCCGCCCAGGGTCGACTACTCCCTGACCGACCTGGGCCGAGAAGCGGCGGAGCAGGTGCGGGGCCTGGCGCTGTGGACCGATGAGCGGATGGGGCGGGTGCTGGAGGCGCGGGAGGCATATGACGCCCGAAAGGCCAACTCTGACCAGGCATGA
- a CDS encoding amidase, whose product MSGFGSLSSLSSLSSLSAERIAAAVRSGALPAVDVVAVALERIRRAEPDLCAFAEVWEEAALRRARAVDARVAAGEPLPLAGVPIGVKGRHGLRGAGPLLAAGCVPVGATSVPGPGTPWQTWGLGAHGRTVNPWRADRTPGGSSAGSAAAVAAGLVPLATGSDGAGSVRIPAAWCGVLGLKVTNGRLWTSDRTGLTAPGVLTRYASDAAAWWRVTSGASEGAGDSEGAGDSGGAGRSEGAGHSQGADHLEGAGRSKGASRSEDTGNLPAHRPLPVPGRLPTLGPLSAPGPLSTPDPLPAPGPLSAPGPPSAPGPPSAPTAVWSPDLGFADCDPDLVAIAHAAALRLADTGAVRLVEPRARLRLHDPATAWLALRTPAAGLARADLAAAGRLRAENDRRLDALFAEADVLLTPATPIPPHGHDGPGDRYSTALTWAFNLSGHPAASVPAGLGSDGCPVGLQLVAPHGREDLLLRTVDGIVARCAY is encoded by the coding sequence ATGTCCGGCTTCGGCTCCCTCTCCTCCCTCTCCTCCCTCTCCTCCCTCTCCGCCGAGCGGATCGCCGCCGCCGTGCGGTCGGGCGCCCTGCCCGCGGTCGACGTGGTCGCCGTGGCACTGGAGCGGATCCGGCGGGCCGAGCCGGACCTGTGCGCGTTCGCCGAGGTGTGGGAGGAGGCCGCGCTGCGGCGGGCGCGTGCCGTGGACGCGCGGGTCGCCGCGGGGGAGCCGCTGCCGCTGGCGGGGGTGCCGATCGGGGTGAAGGGACGGCACGGGCTGCGCGGCGCGGGCCCGCTGCTCGCGGCCGGGTGTGTGCCGGTGGGGGCCACGTCCGTTCCGGGGCCCGGAACTCCCTGGCAGACCTGGGGGCTCGGCGCGCACGGCCGTACCGTCAATCCCTGGCGGGCCGACCGTACGCCCGGCGGTTCCTCGGCCGGGTCCGCGGCGGCGGTCGCGGCGGGACTGGTGCCGCTGGCGACCGGGAGCGACGGGGCGGGGTCGGTGCGGATCCCGGCGGCGTGGTGCGGTGTGCTCGGACTGAAGGTCACCAACGGGCGGCTGTGGACCTCCGACCGTACGGGGCTCACGGCGCCCGGTGTCCTGACCCGGTACGCGTCGGACGCGGCAGCGTGGTGGCGGGTGACGAGCGGGGCTTCGGAGGGCGCGGGGGACTCGGAAGGGGCGGGGGACTCGGGGGGCGCGGGTCGCTCGGAGGGCGCGGGTCACTCACAAGGCGCGGATCACTTGGAGGGCGCGGGTCGCTCGAAAGGCGCGAGTCGCTCGGAGGACACGGGCAACCTCCCGGCCCACCGCCCGCTCCCCGTCCCTGGCCGGCTCCCGACCCTCGGCCCGCTCTCAGCCCCCGGCCCGCTCTCAACCCCCGACCCGCTCCCGGCCCCCGGCCCGCTCTCAGCCCCCGGCCCGCCCTCAGCCCCCGGCCCGCCCTCTGCTCCGACCGCTGTCTGGTCCCCCGACCTCGGCTTCGCCGACTGCGATCCGGACCTCGTGGCGATCGCCCACGCGGCGGCCCTACGGCTCGCGGACACCGGTGCTGTACGCCTGGTGGAGCCCCGCGCCCGCCTCCGCCTCCACGACCCGGCCACCGCCTGGCTCGCCCTGCGGACCCCCGCGGCCGGCCTCGCCAGGGCCGACCTCGCCGCCGCCGGCCGCCTCCGCGCGGAGAACGACCGGCGCCTGGACGCCCTCTTCGCCGAGGCGGACGTGCTGCTGACCCCGGCGACCCCGATCCCGCCGCACGGCCACGACGGTCCGGGTGACCGCTACTCCACGGCCCTGACCTGGGCGTTCAACCTGAGCGGACATCCGGCGGCCAGTGTCCCGGCGGGACTCGGGTCCGATGGCTGCCCGGTCGGGCTCCAGCTGGTGGCACCGCACGGACGGGAGGACCTGCTGCTGCGGACCGTGGACGGCATCGTCGCCCGTTGCGCCTATTGA
- a CDS encoding NAD(P)H-dependent oxidoreductase, with protein sequence MTRRFLFVLGSARREGNTELLARRAAEQLPADVEQQWIDLADHPLPDFEDLRHDSDHTRPTEGEVALLLDATLAATDIVIASPLYWYSVSAQTKRYLDHWSGWLRTPGLDFKDTLAGRTLWGVTALAHEEAEVADPLVGTLNHSAAYLGMRFGGVLLGNGSKPGDILNDTEALTRAKTFFAQEAPLARFPYEAR encoded by the coding sequence ATGACCCGCCGCTTCCTGTTCGTCCTCGGCAGCGCCCGCCGGGAGGGCAACACCGAACTGCTGGCCCGCAGGGCTGCCGAGCAGTTGCCGGCGGACGTCGAGCAACAGTGGATCGACCTCGCCGACCATCCCCTGCCCGACTTCGAGGACCTGCGGCACGACAGCGACCACACCCGTCCCACGGAGGGCGAGGTGGCGCTGCTGCTCGACGCCACGCTCGCGGCGACGGACATCGTGATCGCGTCCCCGCTGTACTGGTACTCCGTCTCCGCCCAGACCAAGCGCTACCTGGACCACTGGTCGGGCTGGCTGCGCACGCCCGGCCTGGACTTCAAGGACACGCTGGCGGGGCGCACCCTCTGGGGCGTCACCGCGCTCGCGCACGAGGAGGCCGAGGTCGCCGACCCGCTGGTCGGCACGCTCAACCACTCGGCCGCCTACCTGGGGATGCGCTTCGGCGGAGTCCTGCTCGGCAACGGCAGCAAGCCCGGTGACATCCTGAACGACACCGAGGCGCTGACCCGCGCCAAGACCTTCTTCGCCCAGGAGGCACCGCTCGCGCGCTTCCCGTACGAGGCCCGGTGA
- a CDS encoding M28 family metallopeptidase, whose amino-acid sequence MKLSVPGRAAATAVVAVSLLAGGSMTGGSIAGAAPAAAPRAAAAPDISVAAVKAHLTQLQSIATANGGNRAHGRAGYRASLDYVKAKLDAAGFITTIQQFTASGRVGYNLIADWPGGDTDQVVMAGSHLDSVSSGAGINDNGSGSAAVLETALAVSRAGLQPAKHLRFAWWGAEELGLVGSRYYVNSLSTANRSRISGYLNFDMIGSPNPGYFVYDDDPAIEKTFKAYFTGLGVPTEIETEGDGRSDHAPFKNAGVPVGGLFTGASNTKSAAQAAKWGGTAGLAFDRCYHSSCDTTANINDTALNRNSDAVAYAVWELSA is encoded by the coding sequence ATGAAGCTCTCGGTTCCCGGACGCGCCGCGGCCACCGCCGTCGTCGCCGTCTCGCTCCTGGCCGGTGGATCCATGACCGGTGGATCCATAGCGGGCGCGGCCCCCGCGGCCGCACCCCGGGCCGCCGCCGCGCCCGACATATCCGTGGCGGCCGTCAAGGCGCACCTCACGCAGTTGCAGTCCATCGCCACGGCCAACGGCGGCAACCGGGCGCACGGGCGCGCCGGTTACCGGGCCTCGCTCGACTACGTGAAGGCCAAGCTGGACGCCGCCGGCTTCATCACGACGATCCAGCAGTTCACCGCCTCCGGCCGCGTCGGCTACAACCTGATCGCCGACTGGCCGGGCGGGGACACCGACCAGGTCGTGATGGCCGGCTCGCATCTCGACAGCGTCAGCTCCGGCGCCGGCATCAACGACAACGGGTCCGGGTCGGCGGCGGTCCTGGAGACGGCGCTCGCGGTGTCCCGCGCCGGCCTCCAGCCCGCCAAGCACCTGCGGTTCGCCTGGTGGGGTGCGGAGGAGCTGGGGCTGGTGGGCTCCCGCTACTACGTCAACAGCCTCTCCACCGCGAACCGTTCGCGGATCAGCGGCTACCTCAACTTCGACATGATCGGCTCGCCGAACCCCGGTTACTTCGTCTACGACGACGACCCGGCCATCGAGAAGACGTTCAAGGCGTACTTCACCGGGCTCGGCGTGCCGACGGAGATCGAGACCGAGGGCGACGGCCGCTCCGACCACGCGCCCTTCAAGAACGCGGGCGTGCCGGTCGGCGGGCTGTTCACCGGCGCGAGCAACACCAAGTCGGCGGCGCAGGCGGCCAAGTGGGGCGGTACGGCGGGGCTGGCGTTCGACCGCTGCTACCACTCGTCGTGCGACACCACGGCCAACATCAACGACACCGCGCTGAACCGCAACAGCGACGCGGTCGCGTACGCGGTGTGGGAGTTGTCGGCGTAA
- a CDS encoding SDR family oxidoreductase — protein sequence MSIVVTGATGHLGRHVVEQLLEKVPADQITAVVRNAEKAADFAARGVRIALADYNAPASFDGLFAAGDKVLLVSGNEFDKGRVQQHKVVIDAAAAAGVALLAYTSAPSSLTAALADDHRGTEEALVASGVPYALLRNGWYHENYTENLAPVLEHGAVVAAAGEGRVSSAARADYAAAAVAVLTGEGHENKTYELGGDEAWSFAEYAAELSRQTGREIAYSAVSPDALVGILTGAGLPEPFAAILAGVDASIEKGELVVSTGDLSRLAGRPTTPFSEAITAALKS from the coding sequence ATGAGCATCGTCGTCACCGGAGCCACCGGACATCTCGGCCGCCACGTCGTGGAGCAGTTGCTGGAGAAGGTGCCGGCCGACCAGATCACCGCGGTCGTCCGCAACGCGGAGAAGGCCGCCGACTTCGCGGCACGCGGCGTCCGGATCGCCCTGGCCGACTACAACGCTCCCGCCTCCTTCGACGGCCTGTTCGCGGCCGGCGACAAGGTGCTGCTCGTCTCGGGCAACGAGTTCGACAAGGGCCGCGTCCAGCAGCACAAGGTGGTCATCGACGCCGCCGCCGCGGCCGGTGTGGCGCTGCTCGCGTACACCAGCGCGCCGAGCAGCCTGACCGCCGCGCTCGCCGACGACCACCGCGGCACCGAGGAGGCGCTCGTCGCCTCCGGTGTGCCGTACGCGCTGCTGCGCAACGGCTGGTACCACGAGAACTACACCGAGAACCTCGCCCCTGTGCTGGAGCACGGCGCGGTCGTCGCCGCCGCCGGCGAGGGCCGGGTCTCCTCCGCCGCGCGCGCGGACTACGCGGCCGCCGCGGTCGCCGTACTGACCGGCGAGGGGCACGAGAACAAGACGTACGAGCTGGGCGGCGACGAGGCGTGGAGCTTCGCCGAGTACGCGGCCGAGCTGAGCCGGCAGACCGGCAGGGAGATCGCCTACTCGGCCGTCTCCCCGGACGCCCTCGTCGGGATCCTGACCGGCGCCGGACTGCCCGAGCCGTTCGCCGCGATCCTCGCCGGCGTGGACGCCTCGATCGAGAAGGGCGAGCTGGTCGTCTCCACCGGTGACCTGTCCCGTCTGGCCGGGCGCCCGACCACCCCGTTCTCCGAGGCGATCACGGCGGCGCTCAAGAGCTGA
- a CDS encoding VOC family protein, whose product MTETVAETTSTPPTPTPVHWKLVIDAGDPHAQADFWAAALGYRVEDNSALIEKLLGVGAVPAELTVESHGRRAWRDLIAVRHPEDPYEQESGMGRGRRLLFQRVPEAKTVKNRLHLDLHPGEGRRAAEVERLAGLGARVLREVREPGGEWVVMADPEGNEFCVQ is encoded by the coding sequence ATGACTGAGACCGTGGCCGAGACCACATCCACCCCGCCCACGCCCACGCCCGTGCACTGGAAGCTCGTCATCGACGCAGGGGATCCGCACGCCCAGGCCGACTTCTGGGCCGCCGCCCTCGGTTACCGGGTCGAGGACAACAGCGCGCTCATCGAGAAGCTGCTGGGCGTCGGGGCGGTACCGGCCGAGCTGACCGTCGAGTCGCACGGCCGCCGCGCCTGGCGGGACCTGATCGCCGTACGGCATCCCGAGGACCCGTACGAGCAGGAGAGCGGCATGGGACGGGGGCGGCGGCTGCTGTTCCAGCGTGTGCCGGAGGCGAAGACGGTCAAGAACCGGCTCCACCTGGACCTGCATCCGGGTGAGGGGCGGCGCGCGGCCGAGGTGGAACGGCTGGCGGGGCTCGGGGCGCGGGTGCTGCGGGAGGTGCGGGAGCCCGGGGGCGAGTGGGTGGTGATGGCGGATCCGGAGGGGAACGAGTTCTGCGTGCAGTGA
- a CDS encoding DUF6668 family protein, translating into MRTAGPLGPEIWIRGPVPVPEVASPEPARASAVPWRCSFVGTHGGAGTSTLAAVYGGQDCGRDWPGPAGPRSVLLVARTHAAGLRSALHALEAFRHGEAPPGLVVDAVVLVADAPGRLPRPLAQRVKEIESVIDVYRVPWVPAWRLGDLSGSRPRESEALARLTATRA; encoded by the coding sequence ATGCGGACAGCGGGACCACTCGGACCGGAGATCTGGATTCGCGGGCCCGTGCCCGTACCGGAGGTGGCCTCGCCCGAGCCCGCCCGTGCCTCCGCCGTGCCTTGGCGCTGCTCCTTCGTCGGTACCCACGGCGGCGCCGGCACGTCCACCCTGGCCGCCGTCTACGGAGGCCAGGACTGCGGGCGCGACTGGCCGGGACCCGCCGGCCCGCGGTCCGTGCTGCTCGTCGCCCGTACGCACGCGGCCGGGCTGCGCTCCGCCCTGCACGCGCTGGAGGCGTTCCGGCACGGCGAGGCCCCGCCCGGTCTCGTCGTCGACGCGGTCGTCCTGGTCGCGGACGCGCCCGGACGGCTGCCGCGTCCGCTCGCCCAACGGGTCAAGGAGATCGAGTCGGTGATCGACGTGTACCGCGTGCCCTGGGTGCCCGCCTGGCGCCTGGGGGACCTGAGCGGCTCCCGGCCCCGGGAGAGCGAGGCGTTGGCCCGGCTCACCGCCACCCGCGCGTGA
- a CDS encoding 2-oxoacid:ferredoxin oxidoreductase subunit beta, producing MAETSTEGTGTIEALTLVPKAEARQSMKDFKSDQEVRWCPGCGDYAILAAVQGFMPELGLAKENIVFVSGIGCSSRFPYYMNTYGMHSIHGRAPAIATGLAASRRDLSVWVVTGDGDALSIGGNHLIHALRRNVNLKILLFNNRIYGLTKGQYSPTSEVGKITKSTPMGSLDAPFNPVSLAIGAEASFVARTVDSDRKHLTEVLRQAAAHPGTALVEIYQNCNIFNDGAFDALKDKQQAREAVIRLEHGQPIRFGAEGARGVVRDAATGDLKVVTVTPHNEADILVHDAHASSPTTAFALSRLADPDTLHHTPIGVLRSVERPVYDTQMADQLDTAIEQNGKGDLAALLAGGDTWTVVG from the coding sequence ATGGCTGAGACGTCCACGGAAGGCACGGGCACGATCGAGGCCCTGACTCTCGTTCCCAAGGCCGAGGCCCGCCAGTCCATGAAGGACTTCAAGTCCGACCAGGAGGTGCGCTGGTGCCCGGGCTGCGGTGACTACGCGATCCTCGCGGCGGTGCAGGGGTTCATGCCGGAGCTGGGGCTGGCGAAGGAGAACATCGTCTTCGTCTCCGGCATCGGCTGCTCCTCACGCTTCCCGTACTACATGAACACGTACGGCATGCACTCCATCCACGGCCGCGCCCCCGCCATCGCGACGGGACTGGCGGCCTCGCGCCGCGACCTGTCCGTGTGGGTGGTGACCGGTGACGGCGACGCGCTGTCCATCGGCGGCAACCACCTCATCCACGCCCTGCGCCGCAACGTCAACCTCAAGATCCTGCTGTTCAACAACCGGATCTACGGCCTGACCAAGGGCCAGTACTCACCGACCTCCGAGGTCGGCAAGATCACCAAGTCGACACCGATGGGCTCCCTCGACGCGCCCTTCAACCCGGTGTCGCTGGCGATCGGCGCGGAGGCGTCGTTCGTGGCGCGCACGGTCGACTCCGACCGCAAGCACCTGACGGAGGTCCTGCGCCAGGCCGCGGCACACCCCGGCACGGCACTCGTCGAGATCTACCAGAACTGCAACATCTTCAACGACGGCGCCTTCGACGCCCTCAAGGACAAGCAGCAGGCCCGGGAGGCGGTGATCCGGCTGGAGCACGGACAGCCGATCCGCTTCGGCGCGGAGGGCGCGCGCGGGGTCGTACGGGACGCGGCGACCGGTGACCTGAAGGTCGTCACGGTGACACCGCACAACGAGGCGGACATCCTCGTCCACGACGCCCACGCGTCCTCCCCCACCACCGCCTTCGCCCTGTCCCGGCTGGCCGACCCGGACACCTTGCACCACACCCCGATCGGCGTCCTGCGATCCGTCGAGCGCCCGGTCTACGACACCCAGATGGCAGACCAGCTCGACACGGCCATCGAACAGAACGGCAAGGGCGACCTGGCGGCACTGCTGGCCGGCGGGGACACGTGGACGGTGGTGGGCTGA